From the genome of Spinacia oleracea cultivar Varoflay chromosome 2, BTI_SOV_V1, whole genome shotgun sequence, one region includes:
- the LOC110800001 gene encoding cytochrome P450 734A1 gives MDDGGLLRNLWGLKPIILTSILLVLALRIMVVLWWRPRKIEYHFAKQGIKGPPYHFFIGNVKEIVQLMLKASSHPMPFSHNILPRVFSFYHHWRKIYGATFIVWFGPTARLTVSDPDLIREIFSTKSELYEKIEANPLVKQLEGNGLISLKGEKWAHHRKIITPTFHMENLKLLIPMVGKSVEEMLDKWDQMMWEKGGGGEREVEIEVSEWFQGLTEDVITRMAFGSSYEQGKAIFRLQSHQMLLAADAFQKVLIPGYRFMPTKGNMKSWKLDKEIRKSLVKLIEKRKLENCNTNINDNNINMGNNIGSEEVGVGGDGPKDLLGLMIQAGMREDEKNNNNNNNNNNIPEINNSSLNNYAPQLSSTNNKNKITVQDIVEECKSFFFAGKQTTSNLLTWTTVLLAMHPHWQDLAREEVFRVCTSRDIPSKDDLAKLKMLNMILNESLRLYPPAIATIRRAKYDVELGGCRVPCGTELLVPILAVHHDQAIWGNDANEFNPMRFSDGVSRAAKHPVAFIPFGLGTRTCIGQNLAILQSKLVLTILLRRFSFTLAPSYQHAPTVLMLLYPQHGAPIVFRQLSEHDKETGPGCRVDQVV, from the exons atggaTGATGGTGGGTTGTTAAGAAATCTATGGGGATTAAAACCCATAATTTTGACATCAATTTTGTTGGTTTTAGCATTAAGAATAATGGTAGTTTTATGGTGGAGACCAAGAAAAATTGAATATCATTTTGCTAAACAGGGGATCAAAGGTCCTCCTTACCATTTCTTCATTGGTAATGTCAAAGAAATTGTTCAGCTCATGTTGAAGGCTTCTTCTCATCCTATGCCTTTCTCTCACAACATTCTTCCTAGAGTTTTCTCTTTCTACCATCACTGGAGGAAAATCTATG GTGCAACATTCATAGTGTGGTTTGGACCCACGGCGAGGTTGACCGTATCAGATCCGGACCTCATCCGAGAAATCTTCAGTACCAAGTCCGAATTGTACGAGAAAATCGAGGCTAACCCGCTTGTGAAACAGCTTGAGGGAAACGGGCTGATAAGCCTCAAGGGTGAAAAATGGGCTCACCATCGAAAAATCATAACCCCCACCTTCCACATGGAAAATCTAAAG TTGTTGATACCAATGGTTGGGAAGAGTGTAGAGGAAATGCTGGACAAGTGGGACCAGATGATGTGGGagaaaggaggaggaggagagagagaagtgGAAATCGAAGTTTCGGAGTGGTTTCAGGGATTGACAGAGGATGTGATCACAAGAATGGCATTTGGAAGTAGCTACGAACAAGGCAAAGCCATTTTCAGGTTACAAAGCCACCAAATGCTCCTTGCTGCTGATGCTTTTCAGAAGGTTCTCATTCCTGGCTATAG ATTTATGCCAACAAAGGGGAATATGAAGTCATGGAAATTGGACAAGGAGATAAGAAAATCATTAGTGAAGCTAATTGAGAAGAGAAAATTAGAGAATTGCAATACCAATATTAatgataataatattaatatggGAAATAACATTGGATCAGAGGAAGTAGGAGTAGGGGGAGATGGGCCAAAGGATTTGCTGGGCTTAATGATCCAGGCTGGGATGAGAGAGGATgagaaaaacaacaacaataacaataataataataatattccaGAAATTAATAATTCTTCATTAAATAATTATGCCCCACAATTATCAAGcactaataataaaaataaaataacggtCCAAGATATTGTGGAAGAGTGTAAGAGCTTCTTTTTTGCTGGGAAACAAACGACGTCGAATCTGCTGACATGGACCACTGTGCTCCTTGCTATGCATCCTCACTGGCAGGACCTGGCACGTGAGGAAGTCTTCAGAGTCTGCACATCACGTGACATCCCTTCTAAAGATGATCTTGCTAAGCTTAAGATG TTGAACATGATATTGAATGAGTCCCTACGCCTATACCCACCCGCAATCGCGACAATCAGACGGGCAAAATACGACGTAGAGCTAGGAGGGTGTCGGGTCCCATGCGGGACCGAGCTACTTGTCCCGATCTTAGCCGTCCATCACGATCAGGCAATCTGGGGGAATGATGCCAATGAGTTTAACCCCATGCGATTCTCGGACGGTGTATCTCGTGCAGCCAAGCATCCTGTGGCGTTCATCCCATTCGGGCTTGGGACCCGAACTTGCATTGGCCAAAATCTAGCGATCCTACAATCTAAGCTCGTACTCACTATCTTGTTACGACGTTTCTCCTTCACATTAGCCCCATCTTACCAACATGCTCCTACAGTGTTGATGCTCCTTTACCCTCAACATGGTGCACCCATTGTGTTTCGACAACTGTCCGAACACGATAAAGAAACCGGGCCGGGTTGTCGTGTTGATCAGGTTGTATAG